One window of the Chitinophaga niabensis genome contains the following:
- a CDS encoding TonB-dependent receptor domain-containing protein, whose amino-acid sequence MAQAQHSNGPGNEKGKINGIVTRTDSKPVEFATVTLLRAKDSTLVKGAIADVAGKYEFEGIKEGKYLVAAVNMGMKKNFSAQFTVNGSPVKVPALILSEDSRNLKEVNVTGKRPFIEQKADKMVVNVENSIVAAGGTAMEVLQQSPGVQVDKDDNISMRGKNGVIIMIDGKPTNMSAQDVAQLLKNMPSSNVDQIELIANPSAKYDAAGNAGIINIKLKKNSNFGTNGSVNIGGGQGKLPKLNGGLNLNHRNKHINVYGSYNYNYNRNFEQLDIFRDNQESKGRMVFDQKSYMDKTSHYHGGKAGLDYFINKNHTLGVMVNLGKSTWEGLNESNTWIGNGENIDSSLLTKGINTSNWNRQSYNINYKGKLDSTGKEINIDLDYSRNNEDQNNQLFSSFRDASGKIHFRGDTTRSLQPSTINIKTIKIDYTHPLKKEAKIEAGIKLSFVDSDNDSRFDTLKGPDWIYDVNRSNHFLYKENVNAAYLNYSKQFKKLGIQAGLRAEHTHVRGNSLTLKQINDTTYLNFFPSVFLSYNANKNHQWGVSYSRRLNRPSYDDLNPFEFYIDRYTKGGGNPNLRPQYSSNFDLTHTFRSFLTTAIGYSHTKDMLSRILEAGVDPKTGDTTIVVYRYMNVATRDNVNLNISAPVPITKWWNSFTTISVFYNAFETVVNEERIKRASGGFFGQTQHTFTLGKGFTSELSFYYNSTQISQEGLFRMNPMYAFNGGISKQVLKKKGTIRFNVNDIFNTNRFGGTYNTTNRALVLANRWDSRQFRASFSYRFGNSNVKEARNRKTGLEDELNRVK is encoded by the coding sequence AAAAAGGAAAGATCAATGGGATCGTAACCCGTACAGACAGCAAACCGGTTGAGTTTGCAACCGTAACACTCCTCAGAGCTAAAGACTCCACCCTTGTTAAAGGTGCCATTGCAGACGTTGCCGGGAAGTATGAATTTGAAGGGATCAAAGAAGGGAAGTACCTGGTAGCCGCCGTAAACATGGGTATGAAAAAGAACTTCAGTGCCCAGTTCACTGTAAATGGCAGTCCTGTTAAAGTACCTGCCCTGATACTGAGCGAAGATTCCCGTAATCTGAAAGAAGTGAATGTAACCGGCAAACGCCCGTTCATTGAGCAAAAAGCAGATAAAATGGTGGTGAATGTAGAAAACAGCATCGTTGCTGCAGGAGGTACTGCCATGGAAGTGCTGCAACAATCACCCGGTGTACAAGTCGATAAAGACGATAATATATCCATGCGTGGTAAGAACGGTGTGATCATTATGATCGACGGCAAACCCACGAACATGTCTGCCCAGGACGTTGCCCAGCTGCTAAAAAATATGCCCAGCTCTAACGTAGATCAGATAGAGCTGATTGCCAATCCTTCCGCCAAATACGATGCAGCGGGCAACGCCGGGATTATCAACATCAAACTGAAAAAGAACTCGAATTTTGGTACAAATGGCTCCGTGAATATCGGCGGGGGCCAGGGTAAGTTACCGAAACTCAATGGGGGCCTCAATCTGAATCACCGTAATAAGCACATCAATGTGTATGGTTCCTATAACTATAATTATAACAGGAACTTTGAGCAGCTGGATATCTTTAGGGATAACCAGGAAAGCAAGGGACGGATGGTCTTTGACCAGAAAAGTTATATGGATAAAACCTCGCATTATCATGGAGGTAAGGCAGGTTTGGATTATTTCATCAATAAAAACCATACACTTGGTGTAATGGTGAACCTCGGCAAAAGCACCTGGGAAGGGCTGAATGAATCAAATACCTGGATAGGGAACGGGGAGAACATTGACTCGAGCTTGTTAACAAAAGGGATCAATACTTCCAACTGGAACCGCCAGTCCTATAATATTAATTATAAAGGAAAGCTTGACAGTACAGGAAAAGAGATCAATATTGACCTGGATTATTCCCGTAACAACGAAGATCAGAATAACCAGTTGTTCTCTTCTTTCAGAGATGCGAGCGGAAAGATCCATTTCCGGGGAGATACTACCCGCAGCCTGCAACCTTCCACTATCAATATAAAAACCATCAAGATCGATTATACGCATCCCCTGAAGAAGGAGGCTAAGATCGAAGCAGGGATAAAACTGAGCTTTGTGGATTCAGATAATGATTCCCGGTTTGATACCTTAAAAGGACCTGACTGGATATACGATGTAAATCGTTCCAATCACTTCCTGTATAAGGAAAACGTGAATGCAGCTTATCTTAACTATAGTAAACAATTCAAGAAATTGGGCATCCAGGCGGGGTTACGTGCGGAACATACGCATGTACGGGGGAATTCTCTGACCCTAAAGCAGATCAATGATACCACTTACCTGAACTTTTTCCCGAGCGTGTTCCTGAGCTATAACGCCAATAAGAACCATCAATGGGGAGTATCTTATAGTCGCAGGCTGAATCGCCCCAGCTATGATGATCTGAATCCCTTTGAGTTTTATATAGACCGTTATACCAAAGGAGGCGGCAACCCCAATCTCCGCCCGCAATATTCCAGCAACTTTGACCTGACGCATACGTTCAGATCGTTCCTGACCACGGCTATAGGCTACAGCCACACCAAAGACATGCTGTCCAGGATACTGGAAGCGGGCGTAGACCCTAAAACAGGAGACACCACCATCGTGGTATACAGGTACATGAACGTGGCCACCAGGGATAATGTGAACCTGAATATTTCAGCTCCCGTTCCTATCACCAAATGGTGGAATTCTTTTACAACAATATCTGTTTTCTACAATGCTTTTGAAACGGTGGTAAATGAGGAGCGGATCAAACGTGCTTCCGGTGGCTTCTTTGGTCAGACCCAACATACCTTTACATTAGGTAAAGGGTTTACTTCCGAACTATCGTTCTACTACAACTCTACGCAAATATCCCAGGAAGGGTTGTTCAGGATGAACCCTATGTATGCTTTTAACGGAGGGATCTCAAAACAGGTCCTGAAAAAGAAGGGTACGATCCGCTTCAATGTAAACGATATATTCAATACGAACCGTTTTGGTGGTACGTATAACACCACCAACCGCGCATTGGTTCTGGCTAACCGTTGGGATAGCCGTCAATTCCGCGCCTCCTTCTCCTACAGGTTTGGTAATTCCAATGTAAAAGAGGCCCGTAACCGTAAAACCGGCCTTGAGGATGAACTGAACCGGGTGAAGTAG
- a CDS encoding RNA polymerase sigma factor, with protein sequence MPVTDQIVVRCRKGDARAFHELYEAYSKAMYNICLRMTGHASDAEDVLQEAFIQVFKNLDKLTSESSLTAWIKRIVVNHCLSYLRKKKVYFEEVGEADAPEETEVDETHHAMTVSAVKDAIGQLPDGYRTVLNLYIFEEYSHREIAGMLGISESTAKTQFMRAKEKVRQLVKLKTQ encoded by the coding sequence ATGCCTGTAACAGATCAAATCGTGGTGCGCTGCCGCAAGGGCGATGCCCGGGCTTTCCATGAATTGTATGAGGCATATTCCAAGGCGATGTACAATATCTGTCTAAGGATGACGGGGCACGCCAGTGATGCGGAAGATGTGTTGCAGGAAGCTTTTATACAGGTCTTTAAAAACCTGGATAAACTAACCTCAGAAAGCAGTCTAACCGCCTGGATCAAAAGGATTGTAGTGAATCACTGCCTGAGTTACCTGAGAAAGAAGAAAGTATATTTTGAAGAGGTAGGGGAGGCGGATGCACCGGAAGAAACAGAGGTGGATGAAACACATCATGCCATGACGGTGTCCGCCGTAAAAGACGCGATAGGGCAATTACCGGATGGTTACCGGACAGTTCTGAACCTTTATATTTTTGAAGAGTATTCTCACCGGGAGATAGCAGGTATGCTGGGGATCTCGGAATCTACAGCTAAAACGCAGTTCATGCGGGCAAAAGAGAAAGTGAGACAACTCGTAAAACTTAAAACACAGTGA
- a CDS encoding head GIN domain-containing protein, with translation MKSYFVLFFLFLSLAVSAQQETVTGNGKIKKEKRSTGGTFDEISVSGKYKVIIKQGSTSSVEVEADENLLPYIETEVNDQDLQVHTKKGYNVKPSGTITVFVTLSKLSEISSSGASSFAGEGVIKGDKLEIGLSGKAEMDLDLNYDNLELGMSGSGSVKLAGTATKAEVNISGNGEFNAPGLKSQDMEINISGNGNAHVNVDKKLEVAISGNGKVKYKGSPTTNQFVSGNGRVEHEN, from the coding sequence ATGAAATCGTATTTCGTCCTATTTTTCCTCTTCCTGTCTCTGGCTGTAAGTGCCCAGCAGGAAACAGTTACCGGTAATGGTAAGATCAAAAAAGAGAAGCGGAGCACCGGCGGTACGTTTGATGAAATCAGCGTTTCCGGCAAGTATAAGGTGATCATCAAGCAGGGCAGCACTTCATCTGTTGAAGTAGAGGCCGATGAAAATCTGCTTCCTTATATTGAAACAGAAGTGAATGATCAGGATTTGCAGGTGCATACTAAAAAAGGATATAATGTAAAGCCCAGCGGTACCATAACCGTTTTTGTTACCCTTTCTAAATTGTCAGAGATCTCATCCAGTGGCGCTTCCAGCTTTGCAGGAGAAGGAGTTATTAAAGGAGATAAACTGGAAATAGGACTGAGCGGCAAAGCAGAGATGGACCTGGACCTGAATTATGATAACCTTGAATTAGGTATGTCTGGTTCCGGTTCCGTAAAACTCGCCGGTACAGCTACCAAAGCAGAAGTGAATATATCAGGCAACGGAGAGTTCAATGCACCCGGACTGAAATCCCAGGACATGGAGATCAACATTTCAGGTAATGGAAATGCCCATGTGAACGTAGATAAGAAACTGGAAGTAGCCATCTCCGGTAATGGCAAAGTGAAATACAAAGGTTCTCCTACCACTAACCAGTTCGTTTCCGGAAATGGCAGGGTAGAGCACGAAAACTAG
- a CDS encoding C1 family peptidase encodes MRFEMTLILSLAIGFQAAAQENPVSIQTTDNNGFSILKNNAATAVKDQGNTGTCWCFATISLIESECLRTGAEKPDISEMYAVRNTYLYKARNYVLRQGDSRFGQGGLGHDVLNAAGRYGLMPESAFSGLKEGQKRFDHNEMEKALKAYLDSILKKRPVSRDWETGYTAIMDAYMGQTPPASFDYKGKTYTPEKYAKEVVKFNPDDYISLTSFTHHPFYSSFVLEIPDNHANGSFYNVTLEELIGATKAAVQKGYTVMWDADVSNKGFVSKYGYAFSPEHDTVPNKTHPDPDLAEVKVTPEYRQGLFENLVTQDDHLMHITGVGKSKKGKPFFIVKNSWGTTSSPFGGYVYVSEPYFAVNTINVIVPKASLDKALLKKLKIN; translated from the coding sequence ATGAGATTTGAGATGACGTTGATACTCAGCCTGGCGATAGGTTTCCAGGCTGCTGCGCAGGAAAACCCTGTAAGTATTCAGACTACAGATAACAATGGTTTTTCCATTTTAAAGAATAATGCCGCCACTGCGGTGAAAGATCAGGGAAACACCGGCACTTGCTGGTGTTTTGCCACTATATCCCTGATTGAAAGCGAATGTTTGCGCACCGGGGCTGAGAAGCCCGATATTTCCGAAATGTATGCCGTACGGAATACCTATTTGTACAAAGCACGTAATTACGTGCTGCGGCAGGGAGATTCCCGTTTCGGACAGGGAGGCCTGGGGCACGATGTTTTGAATGCTGCAGGCAGATACGGATTAATGCCTGAATCTGCTTTCAGCGGATTAAAGGAAGGGCAGAAGCGCTTTGACCACAATGAAATGGAGAAAGCCCTGAAGGCCTACCTGGACAGCATCCTGAAGAAGCGTCCGGTATCACGTGACTGGGAAACAGGCTATACTGCTATCATGGATGCATACATGGGGCAAACACCACCTGCTTCTTTTGATTACAAGGGTAAAACCTATACTCCTGAAAAGTATGCTAAGGAAGTGGTGAAGTTCAATCCGGATGATTATATCAGCCTTACTTCTTTCACCCATCATCCTTTTTACAGTTCTTTTGTACTGGAGATCCCTGATAACCATGCTAACGGAAGTTTTTACAACGTAACACTGGAAGAACTGATAGGAGCTACCAAAGCAGCGGTGCAAAAGGGTTATACGGTGATGTGGGATGCTGATGTGAGTAACAAGGGATTTGTTTCAAAGTATGGTTATGCTTTTTCTCCAGAGCATGATACGGTGCCTAATAAAACACATCCTGATCCGGATCTGGCGGAGGTGAAGGTAACACCTGAATACCGTCAGGGACTGTTTGAAAACCTGGTTACACAGGATGATCATCTGATGCATATCACCGGAGTTGGTAAGAGTAAGAAGGGAAAACCTTTCTTTATCGTGAAGAATTCCTGGGGTACAACCTCTTCTCCATTTGGAGGATATGTGTATGTTTCAGAGCCTTATTTTGCGGTGAACACTATAAATGTGATTGTACCGAAAGCTTCGCTGGATAAAGCGTTGCTGAAGAAGTTGAAGATAAACTAA
- a CDS encoding helix-turn-helix domain-containing protein, protein MPKKKGIRGLLSSNLLRIREEKGYSLRELAARCEKADNSDLSKYEHGDTNIGLEKLDEIARALEVLAAELILPPEYEIRKKE, encoded by the coding sequence ATGCCTAAGAAAAAAGGGATACGGGGTTTATTGAGTTCAAATCTTCTCAGAATCAGGGAGGAAAAAGGCTATTCCTTACGAGAGCTGGCGGCACGTTGTGAAAAGGCAGACAATTCAGATCTTTCTAAATATGAACATGGGGATACAAATATAGGGTTGGAAAAATTAGATGAAATTGCAAGAGCATTAGAAGTTCTTGCTGCTGAATTGATCCTCCCACCTGAATATGAAATACGCAAAAAGGAATAA
- a CDS encoding helix-turn-helix domain-containing protein: protein MPTQAPDILILFGTNLRRIRKDKGFSQRELSSRCNIDNADISRMENGAINITLTTLQQLADAMDIAVWELLVPRG from the coding sequence ATGCCTACCCAAGCCCCGGATATATTAATATTATTCGGGACAAACCTCCGCAGGATTCGAAAAGATAAAGGTTTCAGCCAGCGGGAATTGTCCTCCCGCTGCAACATTGATAACGCAGATATTTCCCGCATGGAGAATGGAGCCATTAATATTACACTCACAACACTTCAGCAATTAGCTGATGCCATGGATATTGCCGTATGGGAATTGCTGGTCCCCAGGGGATAA
- a CDS encoding acylphosphatase, producing the protein MIHKEIVVIGKVQGVYFRATAKSVADKMGVRGAVKNLPDGNVWITAEGSPEAVEEFIDWCRYGPSGARVTSLEITDRPLQHFEDFDILHT; encoded by the coding sequence ATGATTCATAAGGAAATAGTCGTAATAGGAAAAGTGCAGGGAGTGTACTTCAGAGCCACCGCTAAATCAGTAGCAGATAAAATGGGTGTACGCGGTGCAGTGAAAAACCTCCCGGATGGCAATGTATGGATAACTGCTGAAGGAAGTCCGGAAGCCGTTGAGGAGTTTATTGACTGGTGCCGGTATGGCCCTTCAGGAGCAAGGGTTACCAGCTTGGAAATAACGGATCGTCCATTGCAGCACTTTGAAGATTTTGATATCCTGCACACTTAA
- a CDS encoding 2'-5' RNA ligase family protein, with translation MEQEVLYDYMLVIHPDAQTVQDVSMFKHLIAEELGPFNGAFTQPHISLFRSEFPERYEMDFIQMLETLATDLSAFTVYTSRIDHCRQGETGHMLYVNVANPKPVEDLHKKILHTFELKAGSYKPHITLARSINTQQFNKLAPYFSNKMFVRSFHCHSFSLLRKPSKGGRYEVIREFMFGKDQSADQSLFQHTQAVERRLPVRA, from the coding sequence ATGGAACAAGAAGTATTATATGACTACATGTTGGTAATACATCCTGATGCACAAACGGTACAGGATGTGAGTATGTTCAAGCACCTGATCGCAGAGGAACTGGGACCCTTTAATGGTGCTTTTACACAGCCACACATCTCATTATTCCGATCCGAATTCCCGGAACGGTATGAAATGGATTTTATCCAGATGTTAGAAACCCTGGCAACAGACCTCTCTGCTTTTACCGTGTATACATCCAGGATTGATCACTGCAGGCAGGGAGAGACCGGTCACATGTTATATGTGAACGTGGCCAACCCCAAACCGGTAGAAGACTTGCATAAAAAGATCCTGCATACGTTTGAGCTGAAAGCCGGTTCTTACAAACCGCATATCACACTGGCAAGGTCCATTAATACCCAGCAGTTCAACAAATTGGCGCCTTACTTCTCCAACAAAATGTTTGTACGCAGCTTTCACTGTCACAGCTTCAGCCTTCTGAGGAAACCTTCAAAAGGAGGCCGATATGAAGTAATACGTGAATTCATGTTTGGAAAAGACCAGTCAGCAGATCAATCGTTGTTTCAACATACCCAGGCAGTGGAACGCCGCCTTCCGGTAAGAGCTTAA
- the tpiA gene encoding triose-phosphate isomerase — MRKKIVAANWKMNLTLAQGEQLVNDIIAAGIKLPEGQEVVIAPPFPYLVKVKQLIRNYPGIYLAAQNCYSEKSGAYTGEVSAEMLQSIGVDFVIIGHSERREYFSESNAQLAKKIDLALANGIKPIFCCGEPLEVRKAETQNAYVAQQLQESLYHLDATTLKNVVIAYEPIWAIGTGLTASAQQAQDMHAFIRSQIAEKFGREAALGITILYGGSAKPSNAKELFSSPDVDGGLIGGASLVAADFTAIVQSF; from the coding sequence ATGAGAAAGAAGATCGTAGCAGCTAACTGGAAGATGAACCTTACGCTCGCACAAGGCGAACAACTGGTGAACGACATCATTGCAGCTGGTATCAAATTACCGGAAGGTCAGGAAGTGGTGATAGCACCGCCGTTCCCCTACCTGGTTAAAGTAAAACAACTCATCCGGAACTATCCCGGCATCTACCTGGCCGCACAAAACTGCTACAGTGAAAAATCCGGTGCCTACACCGGTGAAGTTTCCGCAGAAATGTTACAGTCCATTGGCGTTGATTTTGTGATCATCGGCCACTCTGAACGCAGAGAGTATTTTTCCGAGAGCAATGCCCAGCTGGCCAAGAAAATAGACCTGGCACTGGCAAATGGTATCAAACCTATCTTCTGCTGCGGAGAGCCACTGGAAGTGCGGAAAGCTGAAACACAAAATGCTTATGTAGCGCAGCAATTACAGGAAAGCCTGTATCACCTGGATGCAACAACCCTGAAGAATGTGGTGATTGCTTATGAACCTATCTGGGCCATTGGCACAGGACTTACAGCCAGCGCGCAACAGGCACAGGATATGCATGCTTTCATCCGTTCTCAGATCGCAGAGAAATTCGGACGTGAGGCTGCTTTGGGCATTACCATCCTGTATGGCGGAAGCGCAAAACCTTCCAATGCCAAAGAACTGTTCTCTTCACCTGATGTGGACGGAGGCCTGATCGGCGGCGCATCCCTGGTGGCAGCGGACTTTACAGCAATTGTACAAAGCTTCTGA
- a CDS encoding putative sugar nucleotidyl transferase, producing MNPHYILFDTPERDQLFPFTHTRAVAACKTGLLTIREKWEKWLQTSPISYITMDYLEAKYPLIKAPKNAVNVLVNGHLLPSIALLKTIRKMTAGQELYKNGRLLVKVVSGDDFFMPPSQSRIDFEGEVMRIDHPWHIAQYNDRAIRDDFELLTKGRTSTPISSTNQVFNAEQIFIEPGASVECSVLNAMNGPIYIGKDALIMEGCLIRGPFGIGESSVLKMGTKIYGATSIGHRCVVGGEVKNTVFFDNSNKAHDGYLGDAVIGEWCNLGAHTCCSNMKNNAREVRVWMESKNEAWSAGNKCGVLMGDYSRCGINTMFNTGTVVGVSSNVFGGNFPPKFVPSFSWGGSDTPERYRLNEALRDADSWMQLKGQELTPADEQILTHLFQG from the coding sequence ATGAACCCGCATTACATCCTGTTTGATACGCCTGAGCGCGACCAGTTATTCCCCTTCACGCATACCCGTGCGGTAGCGGCCTGCAAAACAGGTTTGCTCACCATCCGGGAGAAATGGGAAAAATGGTTGCAGACCTCCCCCATCAGCTATATTACGATGGATTACCTCGAGGCAAAATACCCGCTGATCAAAGCCCCTAAAAATGCCGTGAATGTATTAGTGAACGGCCATCTCCTCCCCTCCATCGCACTTTTAAAGACCATCCGTAAAATGACGGCTGGCCAGGAATTGTACAAAAATGGCCGGTTGCTTGTGAAAGTAGTCAGCGGGGACGACTTCTTTATGCCTCCCAGCCAGAGCAGGATTGATTTTGAAGGAGAAGTAATGCGCATCGATCATCCCTGGCACATCGCACAATACAACGACAGGGCCATCAGGGATGATTTTGAATTATTGACAAAGGGACGGACCTCCACCCCTATCTCTTCTACCAACCAGGTTTTTAATGCTGAACAGATATTTATAGAACCGGGGGCCTCCGTGGAATGCAGCGTACTGAATGCCATGAACGGCCCTATTTACATTGGAAAAGATGCTTTGATCATGGAAGGCTGCCTCATCCGTGGCCCTTTTGGCATCGGTGAAAGCTCAGTGCTCAAGATGGGCACAAAGATCTATGGCGCCACCTCTATTGGCCACCGTTGCGTGGTAGGCGGCGAAGTTAAAAACACCGTTTTCTTCGATAATTCCAACAAGGCCCATGATGGTTACCTGGGAGACGCCGTGATCGGTGAATGGTGTAACCTGGGCGCACATACCTGCTGTTCCAATATGAAGAACAACGCCAGGGAAGTACGGGTATGGATGGAAAGCAAAAACGAAGCCTGGTCTGCCGGAAATAAATGCGGCGTACTGATGGGCGACTACAGCAGATGCGGTATTAATACTATGTTCAATACCGGAACAGTAGTAGGTGTATCCAGCAACGTGTTTGGAGGCAATTTCCCGCCCAAATTCGTGCCTTCTTTCAGTTGGGGAGGCTCAGATACCCCTGAGCGTTACAGGCTCAATGAAGCCCTCCGTGATGCAGATTCCTGGATGCAACTGAAGGGGCAGGAACTCACCCCTGCCGATGAGCAAATATTAACACATTTATTTCAAGGGTAA
- a CDS encoding type B 50S ribosomal protein L31: MKQGIHPENYRFVVFKDMSNGYSFLSRSTTSSRETVKWEDGNEYPLIKLEISNTSHPFYTGKNVMLDTAGRIDKFNKRYKKDAK; the protein is encoded by the coding sequence ATGAAACAGGGAATCCATCCGGAAAATTATAGGTTCGTAGTGTTTAAAGATATGTCTAATGGATATAGCTTTCTGAGCCGCTCAACTACTTCTTCTCGCGAAACAGTGAAATGGGAAGATGGTAACGAATATCCGTTGATCAAACTTGAGATCTCCAATACATCACACCCTTTCTACACTGGAAAGAATGTAATGCTGGATACCGCAGGTCGTATCGACAAATTCAACAAACGTTACAAGAAAGACGCTAAATAA
- a CDS encoding YajQ family cyclic di-GMP-binding protein, whose translation MPSFDIVSKVDLQTLDNAINTVKKEITTRYDFKGSHVSIELDKKELILKLEVESDMKLEQVIEVLISRTMRQGLDASIYDLSKDPYQSGKVYKKDIAVRNGIKQEDAKKIVKMIKDAGLKVQAAIMDDIVRVTGKKIDDLQEVIQKAKEANLGIPLQYVNMKS comes from the coding sequence ATGCCGTCTTTCGACATCGTGAGCAAAGTTGATCTGCAAACCCTGGATAACGCTATTAATACCGTAAAGAAGGAAATTACCACCCGTTATGATTTCAAGGGTTCACATGTTAGTATCGAACTGGACAAAAAAGAACTGATACTGAAGCTTGAAGTGGAAAGTGACATGAAGCTGGAACAGGTGATTGAAGTGCTGATCAGCAGAACCATGCGCCAGGGCCTTGATGCTTCTATCTACGATCTGAGCAAAGACCCCTACCAGAGTGGAAAAGTGTATAAAAAGGATATAGCTGTAAGGAACGGGATCAAACAGGAGGATGCCAAGAAGATCGTAAAGATGATCAAAGATGCCGGTCTGAAGGTACAGGCCGCCATTATGGATGACATTGTGCGGGTTACAGGCAAGAAAATAGATGATTTACAGGAAGTTATACAAAAAGCGAAGGAAGCCAACCTGGGTATACCTTTGCAGTATGTAAATATGAAAAGCTAG